Sequence from the Magallana gigas chromosome 4, xbMagGiga1.1, whole genome shotgun sequence genome:
tctcgcattatattagcttaaaaaatgatgtttgacaactttctgttatgacgttcaaaagattactttcggtttatccctccgcgtgcttcaaatagtgcaagttaaatgaaagcatacgacagttttttcaattaaaatatgaaaaattgtaattaattatgcaacacaattacttaatggataatctcaatgcactattttgcatttccctacagcagacaacgtttgtttacattttaaaacagCGTAGttatacacagtgtaagacagaaaaatctcacactgctgtctcacaccggacaaaccgatctcacaccggtgataatgcgagaaataCTTATCTTATTAGGCTGTATATCATAAGCTCTCAACACTCGATCGTATTTGTCGATCTGTACAAAGAcgccacatacatgtaccttattgtGAAATATGTACATGgatatcatgtacatgtattctattaGACAATCTGTACATAGATACCCGGTAGTATGcacatttaaattttcaactcaaattaatgaaaaactctaatttgcaaaaaatttattcaattacatacagtataccataattaccataattatatattaaataaataactaaatattcgaaagattaaaatatcaaaattaatacataaCTTCACTGGGTAATGTATATCACAGTAAATCAAAGAGAATGATTTGATATCATTCAACAATCAAttaaagaacaacaaaacaaaaatccttGGAAATGATCACTTCCAAATTGCACATTGGTATTCATAAGGTAGACAGTTGAGCATGTAGCATAAACTACatataataatacatattattcattatatttcaCTGGTATACTTGGTATACAGTCTCTGTACATAAATGTAGAATCTTATGGCAACATTCTGTAGAATACCGGTATAACATGGCATGATATCAACAAAGCTTGCCTTTAGGTTTTGCAAATTTGGATACATGAAAAGATACAGTTTTTTCTAGCATAAATAATTGTTCTGATTGATTATTAACAGGATATGGcaacaaatcatttaaaataattatcacaGCTTTAACAACAAAATGTATCTTAGGTTTATAGCACCACGTAGCACATTGGATTCTCTTGCTAATTGCCCACAGAATGAAGAGCGTTTAGAACACACTTGGGACAGGCCAGAGGCAGAAGATCCCCTCTGTTATAGTACTTTACCAGAACTTGGGCACTACTTGGTACACTGGCATGACCATGTGCAAGTTCTTTCTGAAACTTGACCAAAACTTCCTCCAGAAAGTTCTGCTTTGTGTAATAATGTCCGCATGTGAACAGGACACTGTTATTGGTCTGACTCGAATCAAGCACCTGTTCCCCGTGAAGCTTTTCGTCTAAATGGTCCACCTCGCTGCGTGTCATGGCAATGAACTGTTGCGACTCGGCGCCTTTCTGAAGATTCTGCACAACGTCTTGCCAGAGCTGCTGATAGGGGATCATTTTGTCACTTGGCTGAAGGTCAAGGCCGTGACCTTCACTGCTGTCCACAACAAAAGGCTGGTAGGCTTGGTGACATATTGGATGTTTCTTTTCAAAGTCAACTGACTGTAGCTTTTTGATAACGTTTTGTAAGACTGTCATTGAAAATTTTGTGGAGAATGAGAGGTTTGCTTCAGCAGCCAATCGCTTCTCTGACCGTGGCCTAAAAACAAACAATGAATCATTGTAAAAGAGTACCAGAAAATCACAACATGATGGTGTGTCTTCAATCTAAGGGGGTGTTGAAcagtaaattctaaattttcttCTGCATCTGcctttaacaattttttcaaccaaaaaTAACATCAGGTAACCAGCCCAGTATTATAACCTGAAGAAAAAAGCTGCTCACCAGAAAATGATGACAGACAAAATACAGGAGAGGTGATCCAAGTACGGACTCAATAATTTCTCTAAATCTACAGCTTCCAATTCTTCAGCCTCCCAAAACTGCAAGACCTAAAAATACACAAAGTAAATTTCATTCTCCTctacaatttatcaaaaaaaataaaatgtatgtatATGGGTGTATCATTTGTTTGAAAGAAGATAATTGTCTGCATTTGTGTTGGGATTATTTAGAATCCAGTCAAATAAATAATGAGCTTTTAAAATGATACAAGATATAAAGATATCATGAACACTAAACAAAGACACTTTgcattatgaaataatatatatcaCAGTACCTCCATAATTAGAATCCTATATCTTTCTTCTTTTTGTCCAGCAGGCAGATCTTGTTTCACACAGAGCCTGAAATATACACAACAAAAAgatttacatgttcatgtatcacATCAACTATTAATACTGAATATACAAATCTAATACTCAGAAATGTAGTCATCAAATACAGAATCTTTCAATTATAATTATTGgggaaaaaaagataaacatcTAAAGGGCAATTGATGAATTAATTTAATACTGGTGTATATTTAgagaatttaaaatatgttatcaTCAAAAAGACTCTTCCCCTAACCTAAAATAAACCCCATGAACTTTAATCTTTAGAAGCCAAAAAGCAATTGTGATATAAAACAGAAAACTTGTTTTATTACTTAATATGCTGTAATTGTACTATttaagtttttgatttttttctctttctttttccaCAAACCGTTTTTtgccacccccccccttttttttttgcccatctgaacatatatttttatgcatatatttttatgcttCATCATTCCAGGCTATAAATAAGAGtattatttaatttgtcatttatatattgcactttacatgtattaccttGCACCTTATGGTGAAGGCTTACataggcattgcctgctgcctaatccatttatgtaaatgtatatttgcataataaaatattttcaaatcataagttttaaaattgaGAATTTGATTATTAAGGTCTTCATGCCTTAACTTTTATACTGCAGCATCTTCAAACCAGAAATGCTGTAAATGGAGGGTTTGGTTAATAATACCATATTATGAACTTCAGACAAGTTAAAAATACTCACTGAATATAGAGGTTGATAATTGCTGACACAATCGCATTAAACTTGGCTGTATAGTGATGCTTGTATTTCTTAAGTGCAGACAGGTGAAAGGTCAAGGCCTGAaaaagaaagtacatgtatttgaaaatgactgaaaaaatgttttagggaAAACCTTATTTTTGGAAATTGtacaaaaatgtcatatttgCTGGGTCTACATGTAAGTAGCCTGGTGCCATATCTACTGCACTATGAAATTTGATGAACAATTATCTCAATATAAATACGTCAATGAACAttgttaacaaaaacaaaaacaaaatttaacccCCAACAAATATTTCTGCTCTTATTTGTTGTACATTGtagataaattaaaatatttcttcccTAACCAAGCCCTACTAACACAAATTATATCAATCATCTCTAAAACATGCGATATCTCCCAGGATTTGGTTTCATTTGGCTTACCtgtgaataattttaattgctattAATTGGCATACACATTAATAAATCTGATCAATAATTGGCTAACCTGTGAATATTTTTGAttgctattacatgtaattggcaTACACATGAATAAATATGATCGTAAATTGGCTAACCTgtgaatattttgattgataaatGGCTTACCTGGGAATAATTCTGATTGTGAATGCCCACATAGACAGCACTCAACCAGTCCTTCAGATCTACACATCTCCTGAGGAACTGGAGGCAGTGACAGAACTCGGACAGGTGCTGCAAAGAAAATAAACCAATCAAATGCCTGTATTTGGTATGCTCGTATTGTTTTGATAAGCTTGCTTTGTTAATAAAATTTCCATATCTGCTTCACTTACACCAAAGTGTTCTCCAATTACATCAGCAGACTCTGAATGTACTTATCCTTCTGACTTTACAgaataattacaatttttatctacatgtacatgtactttgcatCAATTGCCCAtgacaatcatttaaaaacttaCAGTTTTCTCACTGCcataaatcaaaattgttatttcaaGCAATTTAAACATTCTTTTCTAAATCTGATTTTACCATAATGTTTGAATATACCAGCTTTATCAGCTAGATTATTCTCCtttcaaacatttcatatttacaacTACTACCTCATGAGCACTTTCTCAAAGAATAAAGAAGGTATCGTGTTTCCAAACTGCAAGGAAAGATTAAACTTCAAAGCATTAGACAGACAGAGTCTGGGTCATCCATGGTTTTCCAGAGAAGAACAGGAAgtaatacaatgtaattttttttctcaaaatatcaaaagtcATTGCTTCAAGATTTAGACAAGgaaaaaacataattaaatttGCCAATGATTAATACAACATAGAATTATATTGAAATGTCTCTGTATTGTACTTGCCTCTAATACTTCCAGGATGACAAGTCGGTTGTATTTGGTCTCTGTCAAAGACTGGAGATCTGGTAACTTATCCAAGTGCCTGCTATCAAATCTTTCTAATCCAAGCTGCTCAAAAAACAGAAACTGCACTATATCAAAACccaacaaaccatttttttccctcaaaacatgaattcataaatcatcactgcaaaaattaaataattttgcaaaatttgtgtTCTGAAGGCATGCAGACTAAAATTCAGGAGAAAATGTTTGATCGATGATTTtcaatgaatgaaaaataaattcccAACATTCAACATGAAACCCTACCCAGTGTTCCTCACTGCTGTCAAAGGAGTCAGACCGTGACAGACTGGTGTGCCTTATCCTACCGGCAGGTTTAGGGGCAGGGATACCAGCACAGACAGTGGGGACCAGTATCTCTGTAACGGGGGCGTAGGTTTCCCGGTGTCTGTGGTGAGTGTGTATTCGGCTGTGTTTGGTGCTGGTTGGACTTGTGGAATCCATCTTGTCCATTCCAAgctatataaaaaatcaattacttaGTTATTACACTATTTCACAAAAGCTATgattgaacataaaaaaaaatttaaaacagcattttttaacaaaatatttggtcctagaaccattttaacaagagcgtggactttgggtagttgtgtcaaacggcaatgtgatgtacgcctgtctatttcattgtaggccactcagtcataactctttgaaatcaaaagaatttgtctggctttttagctaagactacgcaatcagtgtatatttcgcttaaaaccagcatcatttttaacttgttaaatgcaagaaaaagatagttacgtcctactgaaagtccaaggctttttaaaatggttcaaaGTGTGGCTTTTGGAAGAAATCACAAGTTTATCATACAAATACAAATCTTTGGTGTTTACCTGGCCAAAGTCATTTTTTCCCCACACCCACACCAATCCCTCGGTGTCCATGGTAACATTGAACTCTCCTCCGGAGGATAAATGGGCCATCTGTCGGTCATTAATCTGAGTGACAATGTTGGGCTGTTTCTGCAAAAAACATGTAAACTTGCATTTAATTTCttcactttaatttttatatgtataaaaaccaTCACAGGGATATAAAATTCTTTCATCTGTATAACAGATTACCAGGATTCATTTTTTATCTTCATCTATAATGCACTTTTTTAAATCTTGTTctactcttcaaaattttcaaacagttAAAAAGTCTAAGTAAAGCAAAGGATAAATGCACTTCATTTTTCACCTATACCTAGCTTCTAAGTACAATATACTTTAATGATATTTGTGTATACATACATTAGCATATTTCTAAATCatataaaaactttgagatgatCCCCATCATTTGTGGTCTGTACATCTGACTTaccatttcatattttgagTTGTTCCCTATCTGACCCTCTGCATTACGCCCCCAGCTGTACACATCCCCATCCAAAGTCATCAGTAAACCGTGGGAACTCCCTACCGCTACCTCTCAGTGAGACAAAAAAGAAAACTCCTCACTCACTCAATATACATCCGTAAGTATAACATAGAGTTTCACAGGTCATATATCTGTATATGCTTGTGttgtaaaaccaaaaaatatcaacaaaattacTGCAACAGCTAATATAGCTGAGGGATTAATGGTTCATTATATATCCACCTATTAAGGACTTCATTTAACACAGTGCATATGATACAAGATAATTTGCTTTAATCATAACATTTCTTTgttgaacaacaatttttgtggatttcttTGTTTAGCAGATCTATCCACGatatcaaattttcatcaaagaaagtaaatatgaaaattttttattgttgatgTCAAAAGAACTTTTGTCCACAAATTAACAAATCCTAGAATCTCTACAAAATTAATGAGAATTGATGCTCATGattattggaaaaaaaaccacaaaataaAAGAACCCAGTGTGGACCCCTACCTTTGTGATTCTGCCGTGGACGTATCCCGTATCTACGACTTCAGGCAGGAGGAAACGTTCCACCGGGTCCCCCATAAACTTCCCCGCCTGGCGGGCCTTCCTGGCCGCATGAGCCACAAACCTCAGGTTGTAAGGGTGGCACCCCCAGGTATACACCTTGCTACTGTGTGTTACTGCCACCTGTCAATCAATTGTATGGCATATAAAGGTAGAATACAATCTTTTACTGAATTCAAATAATTACAAGACAAGCGAAAAGTGGTAACttcagttaaaaaaatttattgtggaATCGTCATTTGTTGGGGCCATGTTCATGGCTTttgtgggtaacccttgcccgcaaatttacaaaattacgaaCCCACTAACCAGGAAAAATTTGGCTACCAGTGAACATTGACCgccacaaataaaaatgatttaacatTATATCATGTTAAAATTTATTACAATGAAAGCaagaaaacacattttaaaagtaaCACTTATATCTTACATTGTGGAAGTATCTTGTAGCTACAATTGCTATTTTTTCTGGCAGTGTATGGACTTTCACTGGGACTGAAGATTTTCTGTTGTTTCCAATGCCAAGTTGACCAAAGAAACCACATCCAAAGGAATAAACAACACCCTACAATGTTACAATGTACAGGGGAATAATCTGACATGTACACTAACATATcaactttttcatatttttaataagataAGGATCAAGAATGAATGAATTTAATCATAATCATGATCCACTTTCAAGAGTAGGATGATTTAATTATAAACTTTCACAAACAATACTGTCTGCGGCATTGAAAAAGTAATAACagctcttaatttttttcagtgattTAACAAGGACTTCGCTGACAAAAAGATTTGTAGAAGAATTTAATGTTCTCTTACTTGTTCTGTTAACACCAGAGAATGGCAGTGTCCAGCCTGTATGTGAGACACATTTAATGAGGTCAAGGATGTGACCTTGGTAGGGGTCAGTGCATCTTCAATATTGCCATGCCCTAACTGACCGTGGACACCCCAGCCCCAACTGTACACACTAaaacagaaaacatttttttcagtatAATCAATGGACATCTATAATTTAGTATTattccatctctctctctctctctctctctctctctctctctctctctctctctctctctctctctctctctctctccatccaCACATCTATGTACACTTACTCTCCCTCTGATGTGAGAGCTAGGGTGTGATACTGTCCACAAACTATGTCCACACAGTTGGTAGCTGACAAAGCTTCTAACAACATAGGCCTGCTGTAAATGTGGGTGGTTCCTATCCCCACCTGGCCATACTTAGAAGATCCCCATCCATAAACCTGAGATAAGAAgcacatgtattttaaatacaatattattcaataaaatttgataaaatactgtggaatcattttaattcatggggcccaattttcgtggattgttaCTTTTTTGCTCATTAGTGGGGATATAATTTTGTGGATGCGACGTCGGTTTCTGTTTCAAaactctttctaaaattgtattcattgaggattaaaattcgtgggggagggttacccacgaataccacgaaaattgagccaccacgaattctaatgattccacagtatatgatAAATGCatgatttcaaaagaaaatttccAACCCTAATAAGACATATCACTAAACTAAGTCTAGCAAAATCAATGAGTATTTTTCAATCTACATAAAAAACATTATACTTTCCATCCCTAATAAGACAAATCCAAAGTCTAAAAAAACCAATGAGTGTTTTACAATGTGTAAACTTAAaacattcgttgagttataaggaCAATTTTTCCTTACCCCCTGCTGTGTTAAGGCCACGGTGTGTTCCCCACCACAGGAGACAGACAGAACTTTAATCTGCAGCATGTGTAGGGTCTCAACTCTGCAGGGAGGGGATACAGTGTTCTCCAGAGCCAAATCTCCATGACCCAACCTAGAAAAGAGGCGCAAAAAGTCATTTCTCAGTGTGCGAAATTAACAATAGACCGATAGACAAAATCTATAGAAAATATGCCCGGTCTATAGTAACTCGAATATCTGTAGACCAACTTGTCTATAGAACGAACGCAGCCTGTCGTCTAGTCGATTGAATGTTTTACTCAATACCTTTTTAAATACACTGCGATAAGAAGCAGAATGTAATTGCCATGTGCTATTTAAAAGTCAAAAACAATATTCAGAGCAtgtcattttttgacaaaatgaagtATTCACAAGGTGCTAGACCTGGGAAAAAAAAACTGGATAGTCATACACCATTCTAGTTTTCGCATTCGTGAACCCAGACTGCACATCTGGAATTCATGACCGACATTCAGTTTTCCTTACGTTGTCTTAGATTCTGCGCTTTTGTATCGTGTTATCTACAGTATTGAAGGGAATAGGGtattttatatatctattttcCTTTACTTTATCTGAGTTTATTTGATTGGTAATTACAAGGCAATGTCACTGTGTATGGGTTTAGAGCCGACCACCCTTCACCATGTTCTATAGAAAGAGAACTTTCCTATTGTGGTGTGTCCAGTACCAGATTATTTCACCATGTTCACCctgaataaaattacaatacaaataaagaatatttgttgttgtttttggtctATAGGAAATCAGTCAGGTctatagattttgaaaatgttgtagACCGATTGTCTATCgtacaaaaaagttaatttcgCACACTGATTTCTAGAGTAAGATATTGTCAATTCCTTTTGGAATAAAAGATTTGATACCTGAATTCAAAAATTcttcaaacaaatcattttaaaaatcaaaacctttttaagttaatttatctaatataattttcaagattttgttTCCTCTATTTAATAGGTAATAAGCATGAATTATTTGTACCTGTAATCATTATTTACCTCCCCTGGGATGTTTTCCCCCAAGTATATAGTTCTCCATTTCTAACCACTCCCACATGCTGGGGACCTGTCCCTACTGGGCGAGGTTGAAAGGAAAGACGCCTTCTCTTCTGGACGGGCTGATTTGATTGGGCATTCTGAAAAATTTATCAGTACTTATTTGTTGGCATGTGATTC
This genomic interval carries:
- the LOC117683017 gene encoding uncharacterized protein: MKDRRMPFPTTYPLFQLVRLMSIREDGDSGKSPVVTKYAWIEAGEDNLLALYNSNGYLLLRYSSSGKIPKYQQLTWPQEKPICSMCFDPTVSWLLIVTEDATIFIIPARSILDKSAQVNQIWSLDDVTITKVKKPRGLPSVVTWWHTLDGQQIAIIGTKCGEIEIVDLIKRCIVNEVEVDASIANLDLIQDDQQMSTYLLITGQAGIQWKLLLESRTSEVLKFDLEVSDLGYDQIDGRQLPVISITAVTEETKDVFLPLRFYQFQRSVSLSPQNAKGRHFITAYDNKSSTYQVFDSNIEHSPLFVYKLPLGACNIILSDKTIYTTTRLAGEKRLLVIANQKAETSVENQKEFNKEAVLQHFDLPADEKLLAVVKKSFPFYWHDKREENFKQQMMRNKETGLWNHSEDKTLGTYGGAYRSFEIQINGHTVLNGCLVITDTAVYELRPRISPERLFLDLALGKSDAGVTDNLGIALGLDVNTLYELSAEKCVQNHSYDRAIKLFKLAKSSFLRRVSCFAKHGCVQEVMSHLKQALGDRSSDLTTVEKKQLSNMAVYCYIYLYKQSSGEQHIKNTFLEFLTSNFFYDEQMALNLLAESNLNDILLEVAKSRGLVMEALSLLAKFNHFMLQPEMIQGLVAKGFTNHLIQASKGVFLEFMTPPSLVDLLCSKPELALPNYRLLQPVLRSLDEAHLETLAQVFDPSRNPLKGHLCRFMGSRHRTTSISSVSSDGDSGILDGGIFNAGKLVEFFLSVVLHLNKKREANGHIPSVQEMMSVSTSEAKQRSVSNAQSNQPVQKRRRLSFQPRPVGTGPQHVGVVRNGELYTWGKTSQGRLGHGDLALENTVSPPCRVETLHMLQIKVLSVSCGGEHTVALTQQGVYGWGSSKYGQVGIGTTHIYSRPMLLEALSATNCVDIVCGQYHTLALTSEGDVYSWGWGVHGQLGHGNIEDALTPTKVTSLTSLNVSHIQAGHCHSLVLTEQGVVYSFGCGFFGQLGIGNNRKSSVPVKVHTLPEKIAIVATRYFHNVAVTHSSKVYTWGCHPYNLRFVAHAARKARQAGKFMGDPVERFLLPEVVDTGYVHGRITKVAVGSSHGLLMTLDGDVYSWGRNAEGQIGNNSKYEMKQPNIVTQINDRQMAHLSSGGEFNVTMDTEGLVWVWGKNDFGQLGMDKMDSTSPTSTKHSRIHTHHRHRETYAPVTEILVPTVCAGIPAPKPAGRIRHTSLSRSDSFDSSEEHWLGLERFDSRHLDKLPDLQSLTETKYNRLVILEVLEHLSEFCHCLQFLRRCVDLKDWLSAVYVGIHNQNYSQALTFHLSALKKYKHHYTAKFNAIVSAIINLYIQLCVKQDLPAGQKEERYRILIMEVLQFWEAEELEAVDLEKLLSPYLDHLSCILSVIIFWPRSEKRLAAEANLSFSTKFSMTVLQNVIKKLQSVDFEKKHPICHQAYQPFVVDSSEGHGLDLQPSDKMIPYQQLWQDVVQNLQKGAESQQFIAMTRSEVDHLDEKLHGEQVLDSSQTNNSVLFTCGHYYTKQNFLEEVLVKFQKELAHGHASVPSSAQVLVKYYNRGDLLPLACPKCVLNALHSVGN